Genomic window (Paenibacillus sp. PK3_47):
CTCTACAAGGTCAATGCCGCATACTTCTTCAGTAACACCATGTTCGACCTGCAGGCGGGTATTCACTTCAAGGAAATAGTACCGGTCCGCCTCGGGATCGTAGAGAAACTCTACGGTACCCGCATTGCGGTAACCGGCTTCCATGGCCAGCTGTCTTGCACTATCCAGCATTGCTCTGCGCGTCTTCTCCGGCAGAAGCGGCGCCGGTGTCTCCTCAATGATCTTCTGGTTCCGGCGCTGCACGGAGCAATCCCGCTCACCGAGCGCAACCGCTTCTCCGGTGCCGTTGCCGAAGATCTGCACTTCAACATGGCGGGCCCGGGCAATATACTTCTCCAGAAACACACCGCCGTCGTTGAAGTTGGCCGCGGCCAGCCGTGTAACCGAATCATAGGCTTCAGTCAAAGCCGCTTCACTCGGACAGATGCGCATACCGATTCCGCCACCGCCTGCAGTGCTCTTCAGCATGACAGGATATCCGATCTCTCCGGCTTTCCTGACGGCTTCTTCGAGGTTCTGAATCAGGCCGGTTCCGGATAGCAGCGGAACCCCCGCCTGTTCTGCAATCGCCCGGGCCGTGTGCTTGAGCCCGAATAACTCGATATTCCCGGGAGTTGGGCCGATGAACACAATGCCGTTATCCAAGCAGGCTCTCGCAAAAGAAACATTCTCGCTGAGGAAGCCGTATCCAGGATGTACTGCGTCAGCACCCACTTCAAGCGCTTTGCTCAGGATAAGCTCCGCGTTCAGATAGCTTGTTTTTGCTGCCCCTTCCCCGATCAGCAGCGCTTCATCTGCCTGTTCTACATGCAGACTGTCCCGGTCTGCCTCGGTGTAGACAGCAACAGAGGCGATTCCCATCTTCTTCAGCGTACGGATAATCCGCACGGCGATGGCACCGCGGTTGGCAATCAGAACTTTTTTAAACATCGGAACCACCTCCATCCCCATTCCAGATCAATACCTGAGCCGGTGTAGGATTATAAGCATTGCACGGATTGTTAAGCTGAGGGCAGTTGCTGATCAGCACGGTAACCGGAGCAAGGGCAGTCAGTTCAACATAGCGCCCCGGACCAGATACCCCGTCTGCAAACGTCAGCTTTCCATCGGGTGTCACAGGCACATTCATAAAAAAGTTCACATTCGGGGCGAGATCCCGCTTTGTATATTCACTGCGTCCGGACAGCATGAGCATAAATGTGTCACGGCAGTTATGCATCGGCAGCGTGTCGTGCGAGTACCGCACCGTATTGCTCTGGGCGGAGCAGGCTCCGCCCACCGTATCGTGACGGCCGCAGGTATCCGCGGTAATCTTCAGCAGCTCACGGCCGGATTCGGCCAGCAGGACGGAGCCTGCAGTCAAATACAGATTATGCTGATTCGTAATTGTCCGGATGGCGCTGTAATGGTCTCCCGGATCTTCCGTTGAATAAAAGAGTGTGTCAACCGCCTGATTTCCTTCCACATCGACAATCCGGAGAACCTGGCCCGGCAGCAGATCATGCAGCCAGCCTTCCCCGGCCGGAATAATACAATCAACCGCTGCAGACGCAGGGTCCAGTTTACTTAACACAGGCTCAAAAGTATAAGTTGTCATCACAGTCCAGCCCCTCTCATCAGCAAATCGGCATTCCATGTATTCTCAAAGGCTCTTCTGTTCTCCGCGCAGTGCGTTACGCATGGATCATCTTCCTTTACCGCATCTGCCCCGGTTACCTGAATATGAATTTCCGAAGCCGGGTAGCGTGTATCGGGATCCAGCGGATTCGGGGTATTGGAGCATACCAGCAAAAGATCCATCTCCGTGCGGAGCGTTACCGAATGTCCAGCGGTTTCCTGCCGGGCGTAATGCATGGAACCATCCAGCTCACAAATCACTTTGGAGAACAGATTCACCGGAGGGATTAAATCACGGGGTGTCAGCTGGTTCCGGTAGAGTTCAACAATTAAATTCTCGGCACCGCTGCGGTACCATTCATTCCGTTCATTCTGGTAATTGGTCAGCCCGTACTTCTCATCTGTCATTTGTCTCGTTGTGTAACCGGCCAGAGGATCATGCCATCCGGCTGTATCCCGGGTGATAGAGGCCAGCACTCTTCCCTGATCACTCATCAGAACATTTCCCGCCGTCAAAAATGCAGTATGCTGAGCTTTCAGCGTGTCAGGCATGTTATAGCGCTCCGAAGGATACCAGGCGTGGTACAGCAGCACCGACAGATTTGCCCGGTCGCTTTCCGCCGTGAATGTAATGGACTTCCCCTTGGCAATGCGGCCGGACCACTTGCCTCCCGCTTGAATCGTGAATGAGTGCATGAGGATACCTCCTAGTGAATGATAAATAAAAAAAAGCCCGGGAGAAGCTTTCAGAGCACATTGCTGTTGCTCTGTCAGATTCTCCCGGGCTTTTATCCCGCCGTGGACACCGGGTTACAGTCACCCCGTGCGTCTTCTCTCGGACCAGCCGGACAATTCAGTGTCCCGGAACCCTAGAAGACATTCTATAAAGTTTTGATGTCAACAACACTAACACATAAATTTTAAACGGGCAACAAAAAGTTAAATTTTTTCATAAATCAGGCATTTTTATAATAATCATGTTAGGTATTAGAGAAAATTAGAACTTACGTTCCTATTTACAAGCAGAAAAAAAGCCTGTTATAGTCGACTCATTCAATTCGCATGTAAGTTCTTATGACATTTTGTTAATGTGCTGGCGATCGTGTTAAAGAGAGGGAGTTGGAGAACGGATGAAAAATACAGTTACGCTTAAAAGAGATTTATCACTGTCTCATGTCGTTACGATGGGTCTTGCGTGGATGTCGCCGATGATCTTTTTCACCAGCTTTGGAGTCCTGCATGAAAGTTCCGGCGGTATGCTCCTTGCGGCCTATATGCTTGCATTTATCGCTATTTTGTTTACAGCATTAAGCTACGGCCAAATGGCCCGTGCCTTCCCGGTCTCCGGCTCTGCCTACACCTATGTGTCCAAGGCGATGAATCCGTTTCTTGGCTTCTTAGTGGGGTGGGCCATATTGCTGGATTACTTGTTTTCCTGCATTGTGGCAGTCCTGATGTTCGGGGTCAACCTGAATGCCCAATTCCCCGCAATCCCTTCATCCGCCTGGATTATTTTACTGACATTAATCGTCATGATTATAAATATAATCGGGATAAAACCGCTCGCAAACATCAGCAAACTTTTCGTATTTATGCAAATCCTCTTTATTGCCGGCTTCTGCGCCCTGCTCGTCTATAAAGCTCTGTATGGGGGCATTACAGCCGACCTCAATCCGCTGGCGGCACAAGAAGGCGTCTCGTTCTCGGCTATCCTGGCAGGAGCGTCCCTCGTCTGCTTTTCATTCCTCGGATTCGATTCAATCACAACGATGGCTGAGGAAACCAAGGAGCCCAAAAAGACTATTCCACGGGCCATATTGATCATTGTTCTCTCAGCGGGAGTCATGTATTTCATTACAGCGTACCTGATTCAATGGATTGTCCCTTCCTTCGCCTACAGCCATGTGGATTCTGCAGGATATGAGCTGATGCAAAATATCGGCGGAAGTGTGCTGGCGGCAGTATTCACCTTTGTCATTATTTTCTCCATACTATCTCAAGGGCTCTCCTCCATGACTACCGTCACCCGCCTCCTGTTCGTCATGGGCCGGACCTCCCTGTTGCCCGGAAAGTTCGCATCTATCCATCCCAAAACACGTACGCCAGTATTCAATATCGTGCTAATGAGCATTGTCTCACTCTCTGCGCTGTTCATCAGCCTGGAGACTGCCATTAAATTCGTCAGCTTTGGCGCTCTGACCGCCTTCCTGTTTGTGAATCTCTCGGTCATTTCCCATTACATCCTGCGCCAGAAGCAGAGGGCTTTCCGCGATATCCTGATCCGCCTTATCTGCCCGCTGTTCGGCGCCGGATTTGTGCTGTATCTCATTGCCCTGCTGGACTCCGCCTCCCTGATTCTTGGCACCAGCTGGCTGGCAGCAGGCCTTGTCTATTATGGGGTCCGCAGGCTGTCTGCAGCGTCTTTTAGAGAACCGGCTGCGGTTGCGCCGGAGGTTTCGAAGACGTAGCCTCAATGGAAAGGGAATAAAGCATAAGGCTGGACTCAATTAAAAACAGCGGTAGCCTTGGCAAAAAGTCATGGCTTCCGCTGTTTTGTTAAGGTAATGAATTTGTTAATCATTATAAATTAGATATTCTCGTCATATTACTCACTTTATGTACCTGCATACAGAATCATATTCATTTTATAAAAAATATAAAAAAGGCTGTCCAGAAGTCATATCATTGACTTTTAGACCAGCCCTATTTGCTTACTTTAATTTATTCTTAGTTCCAAAGGGTGGTTCCCCACCAGCCTTTAGCAATATTAACAAAAAGGTAATTCCCTCCGCCAACTGTAGGTAATAAGGAGGTATCAATTGTGTGTGGAGTATAAACATATAAAGAATAAGTAGCTTTATTTTTTACCCAGACGTAGTTTTTATAAGTTACTCCATTAGAAGTCACTGTATTCCCAAAATTAATGTTTGTAAATACTTTAGGATATCCAGTTGTCGGAGCTTGATTATATCGGTTTTTCAGTGTAGAGGCTCCACCTGAAATTTGTTGATTAAATCCGCCCTTTGTATAATCATCGCCGCCGTCTGTTGCACCGTATCCCATTGCGTAAAAAAAGCGTCTAGATGAGTACGCTACTGAACCAGGGGTCGCCGAAACTAAGGAAGATTCTTTTTGTAGGGTAGCTAGTATAACTTTAGGGTTTATACCATAGGTCTGCGCACTGCTAGCGATAGATGAAGCGGCGTTAATAGTATCTCCCTTAAAATAGGGTTTGCCAGAAGAATCTAAATAGTAGATCAGTACTGTATCCTTTAGTATTGAATTCTTGGAAGTAAGGAATGACTGGATTGATGCCGAGGTCATGGTTGAACTATTTGTAAATTGAGCGTCTGAAATAAGTTGATTCATATCTATCCCATTAATAATGGTATCCTCATAAACTGTAGTCGATAAAGGAGCAATAAGCAAATTCGTATCAAAAGGAGTGACAATTTCACTTTCTACTCCAATTCCATCAAGTTTCTTTTCCGCCGCCAATTTATTATTATTATATGTCTTAATAACTCTTATCTTTTTTGATTCATCTCTCTCATATACCTGTTTGCCGTTGAAAGCATCTGTAGATTCAATCATATTGCCATCGGTATCATAATGATATTGAATTTCGTTGCCATCACTATGGAATTCATTAATAATTTTTCCAGATTCATCATACAGTAGGATATTAACGTCTTTCTTAATCTTCAAATATTGCCTCATTTCACTAACAGAACTTAGATCATTTCCTTCTTGCGAATTCCCATTTTCCGGTGACGCCAATGTAAACTGTGGTACCATAAGCAAAACAGCAGAGGCAGCGAGAGCAATAGATTTTCTAAAAAAACTAGTAAACGAATTCAAAGAACACACCTTCCTTTTTATATGGTATAATCATAATATTCTAAATATACCATAAAAACCCTTTTATGAGAAAAAAATAAAGGAGAACTCTATGAAAATCAGATTTATTTTCCCTATAATTTTAATTAGCGTTTTGATTTTTACAGCTTGTTCAAAAGGAGCAGACAATAAAGAACAGTCATTGCATAATCAAATCCCAACCACCATTTATATCTCTCTTTACAGAACTGATTCAACTAAAATTCAACCAGAACTAATTGATATGGTAGGGGACTCTCAACTGTTGAAACAATTTTACAATTGGAAAAAAGACGGAATCCAGACTTCCCTGCCTTCTTTTGAAAAAGTTGATCGTATTTATATTCTACAATATTCATACGAAGGAGCCGATTCAAATTCGGAGTATTATATGTACGTAACGGATAACGAAGGGAATAACTATATAAAGCAATTTGAATATAACGATTCCTACGAATCTTATCAGGCTTCTCTAAAAAGGGAAGATATCTTAGATAAGATTGGTTCTGACGACTGGCTTAAAGTCTCTGCCATGGATTTGGTAAATAAAATAAACTTGTAGATTATACAATATGCTGCAATCTCGTGAAAGAGTATCTGACTAATCTCATATACAAAAAAAGTGGTAGTTGTGGATGAAAAAATAAAGATTTAGACTACTACTATTTTATTTAAGTAATTACGCAAAAAAGCATGCAGAGATATGCATGCTTAATGGTAGAGGTAATTCACTAACTAATCCGGTTACATGTCTATTGCACCCAAAAAAGCGAGTGCAATAACCGGGGACACAGCCTTAATTACCCCGTTCATTATAAACACATCATCATTTAACTAATTAATACCTCTCAAACAATACTACCGTAATATTAAAATGAGCCGTCCTATAATTCAGGACGACTCATTATTTAAGGTTCCACACTTTTTTACCTAGTTCCACACTTTTAACATTGGTACCATACTTTTTTTACTGGTTCCTACTTTTTTATCAATGGACAGGTGTTCGGTGACATTAAAGTTGGTTACTTAGAAACTGAGGTAAATCAAGTCTTTTCTGTCTTTCAGCCCACTTTATTAGTTACATTAAAGTTGGTGTCCAAGAAAACCTCCCAAAAACTCTAATTACATTAAAGTTTGTACTCCGAAATAGTAGAACATTTGAGTAGTCCCTCCTATACTCCCAATGTCTTTATGCATACTGAAGTGCCCTCAGCTGATTTTTATTTGTTATAAGCTCCCATACAATTTCATTTAATACTTCATCTAGTCGACAGCAGATATTTAAGTAAGTCCAATTTTCTATGCTATATTCAAATTCATCATATTGGTAATTAATCATAAATTCATCTCTATAACGTTTTAATAACTTTTGTATAGCTCTAAAATCCCCATGGGCTATTTTATTTCTGAGTTGTCTCATTATCTGAGCAAAATTAACTTTTTTAGTAGTTCCTAATCGTAAATCCTTTAAGAATAGGGGTAGCTTTCTTTCTAATTCTCCAACGGTTCTCCCATTTCCTGAAGGGTTTATGATTAACATTTCAATTAAGGACATCACTTTAAAAATATGGTAAGCATTATAATCGCGATCATGATACATTGAATTTATTATGTAATCTAAAATCCAAAAATCCTCTTCCTTTTGCAAATAATCATCTATCTGTGCTCCTACTTTAACTAATGAAGACATACACTCTTTATTATAGTTTTCAAAATCCAATTGTGAGTTTAACATTGCACGAAAAAAATTCAGAATGCGCGGCTTCTCGTTAAATTCATCTGAAGAAAAAGTTGAAAATGGTATCCTTTTGTTTAACGAGTCCTTCCCTTTACTTGAATTTTGAATTTTATTGCAAAAATTTATGAACTTTAGTGGAAATGAAACTTCACATGTAGGGCTATCCATTGCGTCATTTTTTAATTGTAAATATGAATTTTCAAAATCCAATACATCAATGGCGACAAGATTTCTTGCTATTACTTCTAATTCGGAATTATGGTCCTCTAAAGAAATATTCCATTTCGCCTTTTTGACTAACTCAGCAAGATCATAATTACTAAGCTTACTGTTCTTAAATTCTCTTTTTCCCCATATCTTTAAATTATGTTCATATACTAGCATCTCTTCTAGCATATCGTCCTGCAATCCCTTTATCCAATCACTAGGTGGATTTGATATTCCAACACCTAATTTTTTAGATATAATAGTCGGTTCAATATTTCCATAGAAATTTAAAATAATCATGGTTCACCTCCAAGATCTAGTCACCCTTATTATTACATATAATTATATCTCAGAAGATGGTGAAAATATGGCGAACAGTAATTCTTAAAGCTATAAATAAAAAAAACCGGCCATCCAAAAGGGATAGCCGTTCTTCAGAAACCTTCGTTTAGTCTGCTCGTTTAAAACCATAAGATTCAAGTAATTCCCTGTCTTCTTTACTCAATACCGGCACACCCCAAACCAAAGAATACTTGGCCCTAGTATTTGCAACGTATCCTATACGTCCAGATTCAAGTTCTTTCTCGATCCACTTTTTCCAATGCCCACTCCCTGTATTTTTCAGACTAGAAACCACCATTACACTATCAAAAGCTTGCCCTTTAACTGAATGAATGGTGTTGACTGAAATCAGATTTATTTTATCCGGTATGTTGTAAACAGTAATGTCTTGTTTGGCAGTACCTCTAGGTGAGATCATCTTAGGTATTTCATAAAAACCTCTTTTCTCACTATCACAAATTTCTAAGTTTTGATATGCCTCTTGCACTATACTCAAGAAGTTATTATTGAAGTTCTTGTACCACGTTGAATAATTGATACCATCAAATCTTACTAGATCAGAAACTGCAGAACATCCATTCAAAAAATCTTTGATAAAGATTCTCCATCTATAAGCAGAATCAATAGAACTTGGACAATTATAATTTTTCCTTGTCGTTGCTCCTCCAAACCACCTATGCATATATCTACTTGCAAGCTCTAAAGCTAACATTCGTGATCTTGGTGTATTTTCAATCCAAAGTTGCAGAGCATCTAAGATTAAATGTTTACTTTCTCTAAAATTCGTTTCTAAGTC
Coding sequences:
- a CDS encoding urea amidolyase associated protein UAAP2 — translated: MTTYTFEPVLSKLDPASAAVDCIIPAGEGWLHDLLPGQVLRIVDVEGNQAVDTLFYSTEDPGDHYSAIRTITNQHNLYLTAGSVLLAESGRELLKITADTCGRHDTVGGACSAQSNTVRYSHDTLPMHNCRDTFMLMLSGRSEYTKRDLAPNVNFFMNVPVTPDGKLTFADGVSGPGRYVELTALAPVTVLISNCPQLNNPCNAYNPTPAQVLIWNGDGGGSDV
- a CDS encoding urea amidolyase associated protein UAAP1, whose protein sequence is MHSFTIQAGGKWSGRIAKGKSITFTAESDRANLSVLLYHAWYPSERYNMPDTLKAQHTAFLTAGNVLMSDQGRVLASITRDTAGWHDPLAGYTTRQMTDEKYGLTNYQNERNEWYRSGAENLIVELYRNQLTPRDLIPPVNLFSKVICELDGSMHYARQETAGHSVTLRTEMDLLLVCSNTPNPLDPDTRYPASEIHIQVTGADAVKEDDPCVTHCAENRRAFENTWNADLLMRGAGL
- a CDS encoding APC family permease, encoding MKNTVTLKRDLSLSHVVTMGLAWMSPMIFFTSFGVLHESSGGMLLAAYMLAFIAILFTALSYGQMARAFPVSGSAYTYVSKAMNPFLGFLVGWAILLDYLFSCIVAVLMFGVNLNAQFPAIPSSAWIILLTLIVMIINIIGIKPLANISKLFVFMQILFIAGFCALLVYKALYGGITADLNPLAAQEGVSFSAILAGASLVCFSFLGFDSITTMAEETKEPKKTIPRAILIIVLSAGVMYFITAYLIQWIVPSFAYSHVDSAGYELMQNIGGSVLAAVFTFVIIFSILSQGLSSMTTVTRLLFVMGRTSLLPGKFASIHPKTRTPVFNIVLMSIVSLSALFISLETAIKFVSFGALTAFLFVNLSVISHYILRQKQRAFRDILIRLICPLFGAGFVLYLIALLDSASLILGTSWLAAGLVYYGVRRLSAASFREPAAVAPEVSKT
- a CDS encoding RHS repeat domain-containing protein: MNSFTSFFRKSIALAASAVLLMVPQFTLASPENGNSQEGNDLSSVSEMRQYLKIKKDVNILLYDESGKIINEFHSDGNEIQYHYDTDGNMIESTDAFNGKQVYERDESKKIRVIKTYNNNKLAAEKKLDGIGVESEIVTPFDTNLLIAPLSTTVYEDTIINGIDMNQLISDAQFTNSSTMTSASIQSFLTSKNSILKDTVLIYYLDSSGKPYFKGDTINAASSIASSAQTYGINPKVILATLQKESSLVSATPGSVAYSSRRFFYAMGYGATDGGDDYTKGGFNQQISGGASTLKNRYNQAPTTGYPKVFTNINFGNTVTSNGVTYKNYVWVKNKATYSLYVYTPHTIDTSLLPTVGGGNYLFVNIAKGWWGTTLWN